A genomic window from Flavobacterium phycosphaerae includes:
- the rpmF gene encoding 50S ribosomal protein L32, whose product MAHPKRKISKTRRDKRRTHYKATVAQIATCPVTGEAHLYHRAYWHEGKMYYRGQVVIDKSVAVA is encoded by the coding sequence ATGGCACATCCTAAGAGAAAAATCTCCAAAACAAGAAGAGATAAAAGAAGAACTCATTATAAAGCAACTGTTGCTCAAATTGCAACTTGTCCTGTAACAGGTGAAGCGCATTTATACCACAGAGCTTACTGGCACGAAGGTAAAATGTATTACAGAGGACAAGTAGTTATTGATAAATCAGTAGCTGTTGCCTAA